The following proteins are encoded in a genomic region of Leifsonia psychrotolerans:
- a CDS encoding FMN reductase has translation MTTRTLAVISAGLSQPSSTRMLADKLAAATVATLAERGIETEVLSVELRDIATDIMNNMLTGFPSPKLDTVIESVTGADGLIAVTPIFTSSYSGLFKTFFDVIDNRSLTDMPVLIGATAGTARHSLALDYALRPMFTYLHAVVVPTAVFAASEDWGSGGASLKTLPERIHRAAGELSALMVHSDRSHLVPDPFVLDASFSPAGSFAAT, from the coding sequence ATGACGACGCGCACTCTCGCTGTGATTTCTGCCGGGCTCAGTCAGCCGTCGTCGACCCGCATGCTGGCCGACAAGCTGGCCGCAGCCACCGTGGCCACCCTGGCCGAACGCGGAATTGAAACCGAGGTGCTCAGCGTTGAACTGCGCGATATCGCCACCGACATCATGAACAACATGCTCACCGGTTTCCCGAGTCCGAAACTTGACACCGTGATTGAATCCGTCACCGGGGCCGACGGGCTGATCGCCGTCACGCCCATCTTCACGAGCAGTTACAGCGGGCTGTTCAAGACTTTCTTTGACGTGATCGACAATCGTTCGCTCACCGATATGCCCGTGCTGATCGGGGCAACGGCCGGCACCGCACGTCATTCGCTTGCGCTCGACTACGCCCTCCGCCCGATGTTCACCTACCTGCACGCAGTCGTAGTCCCCACTGCGGTGTTCGCGGCCTCGGAAGATTGGGGCAGCGGCGGCGCCTCCCTGAAGACGCTGCCGGAGCGTATCCACCGTGCTGCAGGGGAACTGTCCGCGCTGATGGTGCACAGCGATCGCTCGCACCTCGTGCCTGACCCGTTCGTGCTCGACGCCTCTTTCAGTCCCGCCGGGAGTTTTGCTGCAACCTAG
- a CDS encoding LLM class flavin-dependent oxidoreductase has translation MQFGIFSVGDITTDPTTGQTPTENERIKAMLAIAQKVEEVGMDVFATGEHHNPPFVPSSPTTMLGYIAAKTERIILSTATTLITTNDPVKIAEDYAMLQHLSDGRVDLTLGRGNTGPVYPWFGKDIRQGIPLAIENYALLRKLWREDVVDWEGQFRTPLQGFQSTPRPLDGVPPFVWHGSIRSPEIAEQAAYYGDGFFANNIFWPKEHYMKLISYYRQRFEHYGHGSADQAIVGLGGQVFMAKNSQDAVTAFRPYFNSAPVYGHGPSLEEFTEQTPLTVGSPQEVIDRYSTMREYYGDYQRQLFLMDHAGLPLKTVLEQLDILGEQVIPVLRAEFATNRPAHVPDAPTHASLTAAADEAAAAEFAQAATVRGEAFGLPHADASGAASS, from the coding sequence ATGCAATTCGGAATCTTCTCCGTCGGAGATATCACCACCGACCCCACAACCGGTCAGACACCGACCGAGAACGAGCGCATCAAGGCCATGCTCGCAATCGCGCAGAAGGTCGAAGAAGTGGGGATGGACGTCTTCGCCACTGGCGAACACCACAACCCGCCGTTCGTGCCGTCCAGTCCGACCACCATGCTGGGCTACATCGCCGCCAAGACCGAGAGGATCATCCTCTCGACCGCCACAACGCTGATCACCACCAACGATCCGGTGAAGATCGCCGAAGACTATGCCATGCTGCAGCACCTCTCCGACGGTCGCGTCGACTTGACGCTCGGACGAGGTAACACTGGCCCGGTCTACCCGTGGTTCGGTAAGGACATTCGTCAGGGCATCCCGTTGGCGATCGAAAACTACGCGCTGCTGCGCAAGCTCTGGCGTGAAGACGTCGTCGACTGGGAAGGCCAGTTCCGCACGCCCCTCCAGGGCTTCCAGTCGACGCCGCGCCCGCTTGACGGTGTGCCACCCTTCGTTTGGCACGGCAGCATCCGCAGCCCTGAAATAGCCGAGCAGGCCGCCTACTATGGCGACGGCTTCTTCGCGAACAACATCTTCTGGCCCAAAGAGCACTACATGAAGCTCATCAGTTACTATCGGCAGCGCTTCGAGCACTACGGGCACGGCTCGGCTGATCAGGCCATCGTCGGCCTCGGCGGGCAGGTTTTCATGGCCAAGAACTCACAGGATGCGGTCACCGCGTTCCGCCCGTATTTCAACAGTGCCCCCGTCTACGGCCACGGACCGAGCCTCGAGGAGTTCACCGAGCAGACCCCGCTCACTGTCGGCAGCCCGCAGGAAGTGATCGACCGCTACTCGACCATGCGCGAGTATTACGGCGACTACCAGCGCCAGTTGTTCCTGATGGACCACGCCGGTTTGCCGCTGAAAACCGTGCTTGAGCAGCTCGATATCCTTGGCGAGCAGGTTATTCCCGTCCTGCGCGCGGAGTTCGCTACGAATCGTCCGGCCCATGTCCCGGATGCCCCCACCCACGCCTCGCTCACGGCGGCGGCCGACGAGGCTGCGGCTGCGGAGTTCGCCCAGGCAGCCACTGTGCGCGGCGAAGCGTTCGGGCTTCCCCACGCTGATGCATCCGGGGCGGCCTCATCATGA
- a CDS encoding VanZ family protein yields the protein MELVGQNGVVRRHPLLLTLTLAYLAVIGVITLGPQPLDPDSTSGLRLLIDHISNTPFTAWISYSLVEFLANIAMFAPLGLLIALLSGARRWWAAILFGFAVSCMIEFSQLFLPTRVSDLRDIIANTLGTALGVGIAWLITQHMHAHSGVMRKRE from the coding sequence ATGGAACTGGTGGGGCAAAATGGGGTGGTGCGCCGCCACCCGCTTCTCCTCACCCTCACGCTCGCGTACCTCGCAGTCATTGGCGTCATCACACTCGGCCCGCAACCGCTCGACCCTGATTCGACCTCCGGGCTGCGGCTGCTGATCGATCACATCTCCAACACGCCGTTCACCGCATGGATCAGCTACAGCCTGGTTGAGTTTCTCGCAAACATCGCGATGTTCGCGCCGCTCGGGCTACTCATCGCGCTGCTGTCGGGAGCACGCCGCTGGTGGGCCGCGATCCTGTTCGGTTTTGCGGTGAGTTGCATGATTGAATTCAGCCAGCTCTTTCTACCCACGCGCGTGAGTGATCTGCGTGACATCATTGCCAACACACTCGGTACGGCGCTGGGCGTCGGTATCGCCTGGCTGATCACGCAGCATATGCACGCTCACAGTGGTGTGATGCGGAAGCGGGAATAG
- a CDS encoding LLM class flavin-dependent oxidoreductase, with protein sequence MTTTLRLSVLDLIPVRRGQTTAQALTATIALARQADVLGFERYWVAEHHNMQAVASTNPPVLIGIIAANTQRIRVGSGGVMLPNHAPLVIAEQFGLLEAAFPGRIDLGLGRAPGSDPVISALLRSSGAVSEVDAFPRNIGDILALLHPDGASLALTSGQNYDLRATPAASSVPTVWLLGSSEYSAHLAAAHGLPYVFANHFSGESTVEALNIYRKEFTPSETEKAPRTFLTLNLSVADTAEEARALALPQMQQMAKLRSGQPLGPLATVEEAQLAEVTPMQQEMIERMSASWIVDEPRAAAARIRALAVEFGVDEVMVQPVGSAYAGAPRDASPARMRALELLAAELLG encoded by the coding sequence ATGACTACAACGCTCCGCCTTTCGGTACTCGATCTCATTCCCGTTCGCCGTGGCCAGACGACGGCTCAGGCTCTCACCGCCACAATCGCACTCGCGCGGCAGGCCGACGTACTCGGCTTCGAGCGCTACTGGGTGGCCGAGCATCACAACATGCAGGCGGTCGCCTCAACGAACCCTCCCGTGCTCATCGGCATCATCGCCGCTAACACGCAGCGCATCAGGGTCGGCTCCGGGGGAGTCATGCTGCCGAACCACGCTCCGTTGGTGATCGCCGAGCAGTTCGGCCTGCTCGAGGCCGCATTCCCCGGCCGCATCGATCTCGGCCTCGGCCGTGCTCCGGGCAGCGACCCGGTGATTTCAGCGCTGCTGCGCTCGAGCGGGGCGGTGAGCGAGGTGGATGCGTTCCCGCGCAACATCGGCGACATTCTGGCACTGCTGCACCCGGATGGGGCGAGTCTGGCCCTGACCAGCGGACAGAACTACGACCTGCGAGCGACTCCGGCCGCCAGCAGCGTTCCCACGGTCTGGCTGCTCGGCTCGAGTGAGTACTCGGCCCACCTGGCTGCCGCACACGGCCTGCCCTACGTGTTTGCCAACCACTTCTCGGGCGAGAGCACGGTCGAGGCGCTGAACATCTACCGCAAGGAATTCACGCCGAGCGAGACCGAGAAGGCGCCGCGCACGTTTCTCACCCTCAACCTGTCGGTCGCCGACACCGCGGAAGAAGCGCGTGCGCTCGCGCTGCCACAGATGCAGCAGATGGCGAAGCTGCGCAGCGGCCAGCCGCTCGGCCCCTTGGCCACGGTCGAAGAGGCGCAACTGGCCGAGGTGACCCCGATGCAACAGGAAATGATCGAGCGGATGAGTGCATCCTGGATTGTCGACGAGCCGCGCGCGGCCGCCGCGCGTATTCGGGCGCTGGCCGTCGAGTTCGGTGTCGACGAGGTCATGGTGCAGCCTGTCGGTTCCGCGTATGCCGGTGCTCCGCGCGACGCCTCACCCGCACGGATGCGTGCGCTCGAGTTGCTGGCGGCCGAACTGCTGGGCTAG
- the rpsO gene encoding 30S ribosomal protein S15: MALEANAKKAIIEEYATHPGDTGSPEVQVAMLTQRIKDLTEHLKEHKHDHHSRRGLLLLVGQRRRLLGYLSDVDINRYRSLIERLGLRR; encoded by the coding sequence ATGGCACTTGAAGCTAATGCCAAGAAGGCGATCATCGAAGAGTACGCAACCCACCCAGGTGACACCGGATCCCCCGAGGTTCAGGTCGCGATGCTGACGCAGCGCATCAAGGACCTCACCGAGCACCTCAAAGAGCACAAGCACGACCACCACTCGCGTCGTGGCCTGCTTCTGCTGGTGGGTCAGCGTCGCCGTCTGCTCGGCTACCTGTCGGATGTGGACATCAACCGCTACCGCTCGCTGATCGAGCGCCTCGGTCTGCGTCGCTAA
- a CDS encoding phosphotransferase has translation MISTLGSPFTRLTPDAAGQLLEAHWGIRATDLTRLDTENDDTYRVLTRDSDRFVLKIARPDDDAAQIELQCAALAHAGRRDPSLPLQRGIRSTSGELLPRLALPNGEVRIARVLSYLPGALLQSTPCTLEQLHAVGLSLARLARALEDFDHPAAHREFPWDLHRLAALVPKLDCVEDPGIRAELSIVLQQLLTLTLPLLKSLPRQVVHNDFHGGNVIVDRAAPAFVTGILDFGDTVSSSRAANLAVAMSYAAGYLSGEREADPWTAANALRDGYLEVDPLTELELELLHPLAVGRLLQRFVLGSWLAASDPTNAPYTARALDATLHQFRRVSHTIYPEGRL, from the coding sequence GTGATCAGCACACTGGGTTCACCGTTCACACGGCTCACACCGGATGCCGCCGGCCAGCTTCTCGAGGCACACTGGGGCATCCGCGCCACCGACCTCACCCGTCTCGATACCGAGAATGACGATACCTATCGGGTGCTCACGCGGGACTCAGACCGGTTCGTCCTCAAAATCGCCCGCCCCGACGACGACGCGGCACAGATCGAGTTGCAGTGCGCGGCACTCGCCCACGCCGGTCGACGCGACCCGTCGCTCCCGCTCCAGCGCGGCATCCGAAGCACCTCGGGCGAGCTCCTCCCCCGTCTCGCGCTGCCGAACGGTGAGGTGCGCATCGCGCGCGTGCTCAGCTATCTGCCGGGCGCGCTGTTGCAGAGCACGCCATGCACCCTGGAGCAGCTTCACGCCGTCGGGCTGTCACTGGCCCGCCTCGCGCGCGCCCTCGAAGACTTCGACCACCCCGCAGCGCACCGCGAGTTCCCCTGGGATCTGCACCGTCTCGCCGCCCTCGTCCCGAAACTCGACTGCGTCGAAGACCCGGGGATTCGCGCCGAGCTCAGCATCGTGCTGCAGCAGCTACTCACCCTGACGCTGCCGCTTCTGAAGTCTCTTCCGCGCCAGGTCGTTCACAACGATTTTCACGGCGGCAACGTGATCGTCGACCGAGCCGCACCCGCATTCGTCACCGGCATTCTCGACTTTGGCGACACGGTGTCGAGCTCTCGGGCTGCCAATCTTGCCGTGGCTATGTCGTACGCGGCCGGCTACCTCTCCGGCGAGCGCGAGGCCGACCCATGGACGGCAGCAAACGCGCTGCGCGACGGCTACCTCGAGGTCGACCCGCTCACCGAACTCGAGCTCGAGCTGCTGCATCCGCTCGCCGTCGGCCGGCTGCTTCAACGCTTCGTACTCGGCAGTTGGCTGGCCGCGTCAGACCCCACAAATGCGCCCTACACGGCCCGCGCCCTCGATGCCACCCTGCATCAGTTCCGGCGTGTGAGCCACACGATCTATCCGGAAGGACGTCTCTAG
- a CDS encoding aspartate aminotransferase family protein: protein MVGPSSYFTPSRIDELAAEQRELVGRRERLLGNAYRLFYDQPVEIVRGSGTLLYDADGTEYLDVYNNVPSVGHSHPRVVEAIARQAAQLNTHTRYLNRGIVDYSSDLLATLPDGLDNAMFTCTGSEANDLALRLAKAVTGHAGVIVTRNAYHGVTTEIAAISPSLGGLDTVAPWVRVVEAPVGDGLTFVRQVAAAINELRDSPHGLAAVIVDTIFASDGVRPAPTAPGSPGFLAPVVAAAHAAGGLVIADEVQAGFGRLGSWSDAPHRFAEPASGLWGFSRHGIVPDIVTLGKPMGNGMPIAAMLARRDLVDEFGSRMRYFNTFGGNPVSIAAAQATLNILRDEQLPLNARRVGDSLRAQLRDLAHTTPELGEIRGAGLFIGIDIIDADGRPDEARTIALLNELRRRHVLIGASGLANSTLKVRPPLLFSPADADRFLTELAGAVQAVRGSSTSASGTTPRGRASEQI from the coding sequence GTGGTCGGCCCGAGCAGTTACTTCACCCCCAGCCGCATAGACGAGCTTGCTGCCGAACAGCGCGAGCTTGTCGGTCGGCGCGAGCGACTGCTCGGCAACGCCTATCGCCTGTTCTACGATCAGCCGGTCGAGATCGTGCGCGGCTCCGGCACGCTGCTCTATGACGCTGACGGCACCGAATACCTCGATGTCTACAACAACGTTCCCTCGGTCGGTCACTCGCACCCGCGCGTCGTGGAGGCAATCGCCCGGCAGGCTGCACAACTCAATACGCATACGCGCTATCTCAACCGCGGCATCGTCGACTATTCATCCGACCTGCTCGCTACTCTGCCCGACGGCCTCGACAACGCCATGTTCACCTGCACCGGGTCCGAGGCGAACGACCTTGCCCTGCGCCTCGCGAAGGCCGTCACCGGGCATGCAGGCGTCATCGTCACCCGCAACGCCTATCACGGCGTCACCACCGAAATCGCGGCAATCTCCCCCTCACTCGGCGGCCTCGACACCGTCGCGCCCTGGGTGCGCGTCGTCGAGGCACCGGTGGGCGACGGACTCACATTCGTGCGTCAGGTTGCCGCCGCAATCAACGAGCTGCGCGACAGCCCACACGGACTCGCGGCAGTGATCGTCGACACAATCTTCGCCAGCGACGGTGTGCGGCCCGCACCGACAGCGCCGGGCTCCCCCGGCTTTCTCGCCCCGGTCGTCGCCGCAGCGCATGCCGCGGGCGGCCTCGTCATCGCCGACGAGGTGCAGGCCGGGTTCGGTCGTTTGGGCAGTTGGTCGGATGCTCCACACAGGTTCGCCGAGCCGGCATCCGGCCTCTGGGGGTTCAGTCGGCACGGCATCGTGCCCGACATCGTCACACTCGGAAAACCGATGGGCAATGGCATGCCGATTGCGGCGATGCTCGCCCGGCGTGACCTCGTCGACGAGTTCGGTTCCCGCATGCGCTACTTCAACACGTTCGGCGGCAACCCGGTGTCAATCGCCGCGGCGCAGGCCACGCTGAACATTCTGCGCGACGAACAGCTGCCCCTGAACGCGCGCCGGGTGGGCGACTCTCTTCGCGCACAGCTGCGGGACCTCGCGCACACCACCCCGGAACTCGGTGAGATCCGCGGGGCCGGCCTGTTCATCGGCATCGACATCATCGATGCTGACGGCCGCCCTGATGAAGCTCGCACGATCGCTCTGCTCAACGAGCTACGCCGCCGACACGTGTTGATCGGCGCATCCGGTCTCGCCAACAGCACCCTCAAGGTGCGCCCCCCGCTGCTGTTCAGCCCCGCAGACGCCGACAGGTTCCTCACCGAGTTGGCCGGCGCCGTGCAGGCGGTGCGGGGCTCATCCACGTCGGCATCGGGGACGACACCGCGCGGCCGAGCGAGCGAACAGATCTAA
- the dhaK gene encoding dihydroxyacetone kinase subunit DhaK: MKKFVNDPKHYVPEMLRGIALANPDTVTYVPEYNLIMRTDIPRSDKVSIVQGSGSGHEPAHVMLVGKGMLDAACPGDIFAAPPMDYVYETTKLVASPKGVLLLVNNYTGDKMAFEMSQEMSAADGITVKTLFIDDDVSVQDSTYTVGRRGVAGNFFVIKAVGAAAESGADLDEVVRIGEKVNSVTRTMGMALTSCTPPAKGSPLFELGEDEMEMGVGIHGEPGRRRATLASANEIVDELLEAVVNDLPYQSGDRVALMINGLGGTPISELYILFGRAHDRLTEKGITVGRAYVGEYCTSLDMAGASLTLVRLDDEIEELLAAPAEIPLRIF; encoded by the coding sequence ATGAAGAAATTCGTCAACGACCCGAAGCACTACGTTCCCGAGATGTTGCGTGGCATCGCGCTGGCAAACCCTGACACGGTGACCTACGTGCCCGAATACAACCTGATCATGAGAACCGACATTCCCCGGTCAGACAAGGTGTCGATCGTGCAGGGTTCGGGCTCGGGGCATGAGCCGGCACACGTGATGTTAGTGGGCAAAGGGATGCTTGACGCAGCCTGTCCCGGAGATATCTTTGCCGCCCCGCCGATGGACTACGTCTATGAGACGACCAAGCTCGTGGCATCGCCGAAGGGCGTACTGCTGTTGGTGAACAACTACACCGGCGACAAAATGGCCTTCGAGATGTCGCAGGAGATGAGCGCGGCCGACGGAATCACAGTAAAAACCCTGTTCATTGACGATGACGTGTCGGTGCAAGACTCGACCTACACCGTGGGTCGACGTGGGGTGGCCGGCAACTTCTTCGTGATAAAGGCCGTCGGGGCTGCGGCCGAGTCGGGCGCCGACCTGGACGAGGTTGTGCGGATCGGCGAGAAGGTCAACAGCGTCACGCGCACCATGGGCATGGCCTTGACCTCATGCACGCCGCCCGCAAAGGGTTCGCCCCTGTTCGAGCTCGGCGAGGACGAGATGGAGATGGGAGTCGGCATCCATGGCGAGCCAGGGCGGCGGCGGGCCACGCTGGCGAGTGCGAATGAGATCGTCGACGAGCTGCTTGAGGCAGTCGTGAACGACCTGCCCTACCAATCGGGCGACCGTGTCGCTCTCATGATCAATGGCCTGGGTGGCACCCCGATCAGTGAGCTCTACATTCTGTTCGGTCGCGCCCATGACCGGCTGACGGAGAAGGGGATCACCGTGGGTCGCGCCTATGTGGGCGAGTATTGCACCTCGCTCGACATGGCCGGGGCGTCGCTGACGCTCGTGCGGCTCGACGACGAAATCGAAGAGTTGCTCGCCGCTCCGGCAGAAATTCCTCTTCGGATCTTTTAG